Part of the Falco cherrug isolate bFalChe1 chromosome 1, bFalChe1.pri, whole genome shotgun sequence genome, CACTCCCGGTGCGAATGAAACAGTCCAGCCGGCCTCTCCTCCCCGGACCCCCCCGCAGGGAAAATGGTCCAGCCCAGGTGAGAGCTCCTCTCACCCCCCGCTAAGGGAAAATGGATTAGTCCGAGAGCGCTCTCCTCTACGCTGCGCCCCCCACTCcgcaaccccccccccctcaacgGGGAAatgccccggcccggccgcgcccctcggcggccccgctcccctcgcCACCGAGAGCGGTAACCGCGCCCGGCCTGCCCCCGCCCCCAGGTGAGAGGAGATCGGCCGGGCCCTGCCCCCGCGCCGAGGCGGTGAATGGAGCGGCACCAGCAAGCCCcgcccccgggggggggggagcggaaTGGACCGGCCCGGCCGAACTCGCCTGACccgggcggcggccgccccggcgAGGCCCGCGCGGGCTGCGCTCAGGGCCCGGATGGGGCGCGGGCGCGGCCGGGGGTGCGAGGGAAGGGCGgccgccctcccgccgcgccccccgccgcgcccgcgctcccctttccctccctcagGCGGCAGTTCTGCGCCCTCCgagccgctcccgccgccgccccgccggcccccggcccggccgcccctcagcccggccgccgcccgcgccgcccgcaCTCACCATGGACTCGAGCCTGGTAACCGCCGTCTCCATGTTGAATAGTTGACATTCctcaggcggcggcggggagatACCCACCCCCCGCTCCGCAGGATGGGAGAGTCGGCAGTCCCCATTGGGCAGCTGTCACTGGCCGCTCGTCTCCCATTGGCTTGCCGCTGACAGAGAGCGCTCGCCATTGGGTGGGGAAGATTGTAAACCCTCTCCGAGGTAGGGGGGAGCCCATTGGTTAGGAGAAAAGCTGCAGTCGGTGATTGGCTAGGTGGGGAAGCGCCGCCAGTCGCTATTGGTCCAGAGTGGAATCTAGCGGTGATTGGCTGGAGTAGGGAGCGCAGCGCTGCGATTGGCGCGAAGTGGAGCGGCCGATTAGCTGCGGTCCGGCTCCAGCCGGGCGGGGTAGCGTCGGTCACCCCCGCCGGTTCCCTCCGGCGGGCCGCCGCTGCCCGTTCCTGGCCGAGCGGCGTCCCGCACCTGATTGGCGGGGCTGAAAAGCCTTTACCCAATGGCGGGGCGGATCGCCTCAGTGCGCCCAGGACGGGGCGGAGTCGCGCTCCCGTCGAGCTCGGGCCCGCGTCGGTCCAGCGGCCAATCAGCGGTCGGCTAGCATGGGAcgcgcgggggcggcgggggccgcggtTGAGAGCGGTGCTCCCATTGGCTGGGCGCTGCGCGGGGAGCGGTTTGAAtcggcggcgccgggcggggaGGTGAGTGACAGCGGTGGGTGGCGGCGAGGCGGGCTCGTGTCCCCGGCCACTCGTGACACCCTGTCTCGGCTGGGGCAGTCGTGTGAGAGGGGCCGCTCGCTCCTCGGCGTGGGCTTCTGGCTGAGCGCGGCTGGAGCCGGGTGGCTGAGTGGCCACTGTTGCGGTAACGGCTGGGGAGGTGCCGCGGCCTGGGTTTCTTCGTCGGTTTTGCCTACGTTCTCCTTACAAACAGAATGTGCCCAAAGTGCAGAGTCTGTCCCTCCAGGATAAAGAAAATCCATCAGCAAAACCCATGTAAACCGGTACTTTCTCCATTGCTGGCTCCTCGCGTGTGCAAACGCATCTGCTGGGtcgcaggagctgcagggaggatgtatttttatttatcactTGTATGTGGTGCTTCCAGCAAGACACCAGCCAATAACATTTTTAAGATGCAGCCCATGCTCTTCCCTACCTATGTGGTGGTAGCTCTGCCCCCCATGTGAACACAAGTATATTTCtatatgttaattttaaatgtgtcCTTTGCTAACAGTAATGGCAAAATATAAGAAACGCAGACGAAAACGGACAGCCCGagcaaaactgctgctggaaaaaaaaggagatgctGCAAAGCCTCAGGATGCAGGCTGTCCTCCTCGGTAAGAGGCTCAGTTtgaacctttcttttttaactcaGTTCCTGGGTCTGCTGTTTGCTCCCTGTGGAACAGAGGTAGCAGAATTGTGTTTGAAGCATGCCTACATCCTGGCGTGGATGCTGTGAGATCGCTTCATCTCCTGTATCTTCTAGTACTCTTATCATTTAATATGTAGGAAAAGCAACTTGGATAAAAATGTATTGCAAATATTATTCCTCCTGCTCCTTTACTGAAATGTATCTCGGTCTTCCCTGGTTTCTGTGCTTGTGTTTGCGCTGTTGTCACCTGCTGTTGCTGGTACTTGTAATTTCCAGATGATTGGTCACAGTTaacttttttaaagtttgaaatGATAAATGTAAGTATGGCCTCATTCTGAAACATTCTGTCCCAGGTCAGCAGGTGATCTTCCGTTGGAAACCTCATCCGTCCAAAGCCATCTGTCCTCACTCTGGTCATTAGCCTTGCCCAGTGTAAAAAACGCAGTAAACCCCTTTACAACAGCAGCACTGGTTTTGTATTGTTGGTGCCAGAACACGGTTGCACGGGTATGTTTTCTACTTCTCTATTTTTGCCAGTGTGTGAGGTTGTTCTTAGCCCTCAGGTGCAGGATGTACAGTGGGATTTGAGAGCTAAGCTGTAGTTGTAGTTGTATCTATTGAAACATCTAAAGTATATTTAGTGTTCACTGTTGAAGGAATAAATATGAGAAGAGCGTCAAGGCAACTGTGGACATAAAATGCATACATGCAAttgtaggggttttttattgGAATATCAAGAGGATTTGCAGTGACAGAGGGTGCAGTCTGTCTTTCATAGCAGAAATGATTGTATGAGCTTTTCAGGTCAAATGTGAATTATACTTTAGAATTTCTAGGTGAAGTTCAAGTTTTATTTGGGGGGAAGTCACCCCTTGGGTTCCTGCCAAGTAGCTATTTGGTGAAATTTTATATCTTTGTGCTTTGCCTTTCCACTGACTACAATAAGTCCTTGCGACAGAACTTTCAATAGTAATCATAGCCCTGTCTCTGGAAACATAACACGGTGGTGAAAATGCTGATCTGGTTTCTTTTTATGCCTAGAGTTTCAAGGTAGTTAAAGACCTCATATTTCCATCACAAACCTACTTAAGGGAGCTAAACACGTtcagagagcagctggaaaagtTGGAAACTGAATTTTCCAGACTACAATTAACACTCCAGGTCAGTCTCAGTCCCAGCAGGGTAGGGTAATGTTTGCTTGTGTATGCATGTAAGGAACCATGGTCAGTACAGATAAGCTGAGATCTTACGAGCTTCTCATTGGGCATTGTTTGCATTCAGCATTACTAAAATGCAGCTACTTCATAGCTAGAGGGAACTGGTTTGCTGGCAAGCCTCCTAAGAGGCTTTTTATGTCTTTCTGGGTCAGCTGAAGCCAGAAACTTTGTTCTCTAAAATTCCATCTACTTTTGTCAGTGGATtcaatattcttttatttatttatattgttttcaGGTCAATGGAATTGCagccttttcttcagaaaattctcTTTGTCAAAGGTGTAATAAACCAGTTCCGGGTGCTCCTGTACAAATGCAGATGGGCTCGCCGCCATCAGCATCAGGGCCTTCTGCAAtacagctgcagcctgcatctgcacctcctcctcctccaccaccaccaccaccaccaccactgcccccACCAAAactgcctccagcacctctcctCCTCAAGCGGGGCAATGGCGCTAAAGCACTTCTGGTAGGGAGTAAGGATTTTCTCTCATGGCTGGGTTCTTTGGACCTGGTTTCATCAGAAACATTTGTCTTTGTGAATGCTCAGTCACTTCCCAGTCCTAATTTCCCTTCCAACCACCTTTGTCTTCAGGCACCACCACTGAAGAAAGATGGGCCGATGCAGATCACCCTCAAAGACCTGCTGGATGTTAAACTgaagaagacagacagaaaccTGAGAACAGATAAGGTAACCCAGGGGACACATGGATAAATAGATGACGGTGTATTGAGGCAAACTCCATCCTGGAACTGGTGTCTTTCCTGCAGTGCTTCTCTTAGCCCCTTGTGGaattttttcaagaaattaattcttccCTTCCAAAACCCAGCAATCAGCTCTAAGTCATCATTCTAAATCTGCACCTGGGCGTTTGAAGTGAAGAAATGAAGTGACTAACTCAAATCTCACCTGGCACGCAGGACAGTTCTAATTTTACATTAAGGACGTGTAGCTTTCATGTAGCTTTGTCTGCCTGTTGTGAACAGATTTGGGGCTTCCTTTTGTCCAGCTGAAATCTTGTTTGCAAAAGTTGGGGGTTTGTAATAAATCTGTTTCTATCCAAGGCACATTCAAATCTTAATGATTCAAGAAAGCCATAAACCACAGAAATCTTTCAGAGTATAAATATTACATAGATTTAAGGTCCATGATACCTTCTAAAGTTTTATTTGTGGTAACATCTCTTTTCTCACTTCAGGCAGAATCACCAGTGAAGACACGCAAGGCATTAATTACAGTCTCAGATTTACAGAGTGTTAGTCTGAGATCTAAATCCAAGCCATCAGCTCACGTTAAAAACACCTTAATGTAAgatgctttcttcctttctctgacatcagatttttctgttctaaacAGTGATTAACATTCTTTAGAGTGAAAACTATGTTAacaatttgttttgttctgttagTACCCCCCCTAAAAATCAGTTTGATCTTCGAAAACATCTGAAGAAAGTCAATATACAAAGGTAAGTTCCTTCCTATTCGCTTGTcttgtttttctagaaaaaaaaaaaagagaactcaTCATAATTCCCCTTGTTTCCAACCTTTCCAGAAGTCCTGGTGGCACTCCACtaaatagcaaagaaaacattgaatGTGGGACTGGGTTGACACCAATAATGACACAGGCACTACGGCGCAAATTTCAGGCAAGTCATGGTGTCTCTTTATGGATCGATAAACTGACTTTAAAATCCATAGGATTTCATACGGATTTTACCCTGCCCCCTGCTACAATGCAGCACCATCACTATGCATTACATAAGTTAAAATCTCTCCGTAACTCTCATCCAAAAGTGCCAAGTACGCACAAATAAGGGGGCTTGTTTTTACTGATTCCTGCTTTGCTGGTGAGGAAACTGCTGAATTGGAATGCCAATGCCTGTCTTCTAGCAGGTTATCTGACAATGCCAAAGAGAagttttctggaggaaaaattggttttttgATGGCCATTGTAGTGCCTCAATGCAATCTCTAACTTCATTGTTCTAGTTTGCAGGAGAACAAAATCTGAGGGTTAATAACGTCTTATTTTAAGGATTTGCTGTGTCTGTTTTATGGTGTCTGTTAAGACATCACCCTAAATTTTGTTGTAATTAGTACCAAGTTCATCTTCCAAGATCTGAcccttttcttattttgacaGATGGCTCATCCAAAGAGTCCCTCTCCTGCCCAGTTCAGTGCTGCAAACAGCTTTGATGAACTAAAGTAGGTTTCTGGAACAATCTGTTTGTCATCTGTAGCCAGCAAGCCACTTGAATCCCATTTTTATCTCGCTCAGGCATATGTATTTGCAAGTAAATCTACCGCATATGAGAATGGggcattataaaaaaaaattatatagcacatttctgctttttaaagccaGCGTCTTTCTGATGTGTCTCGGTCTGGTTGCATCTTCTTaacgggaaaaaaaaacccaccacgATTTCCCGGGTCTTTTGAtacctggctgctgctgaagtgggGACTATTAACGTTCCCAGCACCGGTACTGCTTGTGATATAAATACGCATCGCTGAAATTCAGTGctacttttacatttttttaacaaaaaaagatcTTGAGGGTAATTGTACAGGCTCAAAGCAGAGCAGTTCAGCTCTCTGTCATTAAAGTGAAAGGCTACCAGCTTCCAGACCAGCGCAGCTGACATGGGTACCGTGGCTCCCGGCTGGTGGCAGACACCTACCCCGTCCCAAGCCCGCACCGCCCGAGGACACGTAGCGGACGGCCTGCCGCAAACCCACGTCCAGTGCGGGCAGAGGCTGCGCCTCCGGAGAGGGGGCGCCCCGGGGCTGGCCCCGCCGCAGGACGGACGGACGGCGCTGCCCACGGCCCGGTCCCGCCCCAGCGCCGCCCCCGCGCTGGCGCCGCCGCTGATCGCGTCCCGCCGCGGCGCAGGCGCAGTGTAGGggccgcggcgctgccgggCGGGCCGAGCGGGGCCATGCCGCTGCCgggcgggccggcgggggcCATGGGGGCGGCGGTGGGGCCCGTCAGCCTGCGGGAGCTGCTCCTGGGCGCCACGGCCGGCGCCGaggggggcggcgcggcgggcggcgatGAGGAGGTGTGCGTGGTGGGCATCTTCGGGAAGACGGCGCTGCAGCTGTGCTCGGAGAAGGCGGCCCTGGTGAGCACCGTGTGCGACCGGCAGGTCTTCCCCCTCTTCGGGCAGGAGGATCCCGAGCTGGAGGACGGCGGCTCCGGGCAGGAGTGCGACCCGGTGGCAAAGGACTACAACGAGTTGCAGGCCTACTACAGCCAGGAGAACCGGGTGCTGTACCTGGTGCTCACCTCCATCTGCGACACGCCGCAGCTGCTGCGGGCCTGCGGGGACCTGGCGGCGGCCGAGAGGAGGGAGAGCGGGCCCGGCCACCCCTCcgggggcccggccccgctgcctcACGCCGAGGCCCACGAGTTCTGGAAGCACCAGGAGAAGCTGCACTGCCTGAGCCTCCTCTACCTCTTCTCCGTTTGCCacatcctgctgctggtgcaccCCACCTGCTCCTTCGACATCACCTACGACCGCGTCTTCAGGGCGCTGGACGGGTTGCGGCAGAAGGTCCTGCCCTCCCTGAAGGCCGCCATCAAGGACTGCCCGGTCGGCAAGGAGTGGAAGCTCAACTGCAGGCCGTGCCCTCCgcgcctcctcttcctcttccagcTCAACGGGGCCCTGAAGGTGGATCCCCTCCCGAGCAGGGGCCAGGACCCCTGCGGTCACCTGGAAAAGCCACCCCCCAAGAAGCACTCCCCgaagaggaggctgcagcacgCGCTGGAGGATCAGATCTACCGCATCTTCCGCAAGAGCAGGGTGTTAACCAACCAGAGCATCAACTGCCTGTTCACCGTGCCGGCTAACCAGGCTTTTGTGTACATTGTGGCTGGTGGGGCCCTGGACGGAGACGATCCAGTGGCCATGCTTCTTGACCAGCTCAGGAGCAACTGCACCATGAGAGAGACTGACTCactgctggctccagccctgTCGGGACCCAGGAGGTACCAGATGATGCGgcatggcaggcagcagctgtccttccatgcagagagcagcagctccagctcctccggGCAGCTCGTGGACTGCACCCTcaaggagttcttatggcagCACGTGGAGCTGGTGCTCAGCAAGAAGGGCTTTGACGACAGTGTGGGGAGGAACCCGCAGCCCTCTCACTTTGAGCTCCCAACCTACCAGAAGTGGGTTTCTGCAGCTTTAAAACTGTATGAAGTGACCATTGAAGGCAAAGATGACGACCCGACCTCTCTCACTGGGGAACTGAGCTCAAAAATCATGAGCAGCATCAAAGTCTTGGAAGGCTATTTAGATATAGACACCAAGTTCTCAGAAAACCGTTGCCAGAAGGCTCTACCCATGGCCCACAGCGCCTATCAGTCCAACCTGCCCCACAACTACACCATGACGGTCCATAAGAACCAGCTGGCACAGGCCTTGCGTGTGTACAGCCAGCATGCCCGCGGCCCAGCCTTTCATAAGTATGCCATGCAGCTTAACGAGGACTGCTACAAGTTCTGGAGCAACGGGCATCAGCTCTGTGAAGAGCGAAGTTTAACTGATCAGCACTGTGTGCATAAGTTTCATCTGCTCCCAAAAGCAGGTAAAGAAGCTTGCTTGTAATCAGGTTTCACAGTTTAATTTTGTATCTGCTTTAGAATGTCTTAGGCTGAAAGCGCTGACTCTTGCATGTTTATGGAAGATGAAAGTTTGGCAGCTTTAAAGTGTCGTCTTTGTACAGTGGGATTAATTATAGCCGAACCGTTCGGCAGGTTTCCTTTAGGTTAGTAGTGTTCAGGAGCGAGTCCGCTGTTAGCAGTAACTTTAATTTTAGTAGTAACTCTGACTCCCGTCATGCTCATCAGAAACATTACCCTGGAGTCCTCCTAACAATACGTGTGTAAGAGAACAAAAGTTCTCTAGGAAGCATaagtgcccccccccccccccccttttttttttttttgttaaatagcTTGATTGATGTCTAGCAAGGCATAGAAGCTGTCTGATGCACACTTATTGCAGGCAGAAGAAGTATTTATGCCTTTTAGGAAAAGGctgtaaaagcaaagaagatTCAGTTTAGTGGTTTAGCTTACACTGGAACTTTGTATTAAAAGTGAGAAAGGAGGAGTTGCTTGACAAAGTAGGATTGCCGGCAAATGattttgtgtatgtatatatcaAGGAGGAGGCAGTGGATGGAGGGAATTAGAGAATCTCTAGAAAGGGTGAGCAGTTTATCTAGGGTTTGATTGATTTTACTTTTAGGGGAAAAGCCAGAAGCAGACAGAAATCCTCCAGTTCTGTACCACAACAGCCGGGCTCGTTCCACTGGTGCCTGTAACTGTGGAAGGAAGCAAGCTCCACGGGATGACCCCTTTGATATCAAAGCAGCTAATTACGACTTTTATCAGGTAACTGTTAGGTCTCGATTGTTGCTTCAAGCGGTTCTTTTGCTTCATCGGTAAAGTCTCTATTCTGAAGTGGCTTCAACTAAGTTTCCTCTTAACCTTAACCTCTTAATCTTGTAAACATTGGATGTTTCTGGGAGCAGGAATTGTTTGCACGGTGGGTTGAGCTGAGTGGGCAGTTCCAGTCTTCCCCGGTGCGTGCACACAGGAGCATCCGTTTACACTTCCAGTGTGTTGGCTCGTGAATTTTACATCGGTCACGTTTGTGGCCTGTGTTCTTGTTGCTGCTTCAGTTCTCACATAGTGCAAACCTTTTGAATCTTAATTGTAGCTGCTGAATGTTATAACTCTGAACTCCCTCATCTCCAAGGTGGAAGATGGAAAGATaaccacattttctttctcatagctgctggaagaaaaatgctgtgggaaactggAGCACATCAACTTTCCCGTATTTCAGCCAAGCACACCTGATCCAGCGCCCGCTCGGGATGAGTCATCGCCTGCCCCTCCGGAAGGCGAGATTGagaaacttaaagaaaaagaacctcAGACTCAGGGAGAAAGCACAGGCCTGAGCTTAGCCCTCAGCCTGGGTCAGTCGACGGGCAGCTTGGGCACTTACCCACCTGATGCccaggggggaggggaaaacacagaaagccaTGGGCAGAGTGGAGACTCCAAAAGCGAGAAAAGGCCGAGCCTGGTAGACCGCCAGGCATCCACTGTCGAGTACCTCCCAGGGATGCTCCATTCGAATTGCCCCAAAGGCCTTTTGCCCAAATTCTCCAGCTGGTCGCTGGTTAAGCTGGGGCCTGCTAAGGCTTATAACTTCCACACAGGCTTAGATCAACAAGGCTTTATCCCGGGAACAAACTATTTAATGCCTTGGGACATTGTCATCAGGACGAGAACTGAAGATGAAGGAGACTTAGATACCAATTCCTGGCCTGCACCTAACAAGGCCGTTCCTGGAAAAAGAAGTGCGGTGGTGATGGGAAGAGGAAGACGGAGAGATGACATAGCTCGAGCTTTTGTAGGATTTGAGTACGAAGATGCACGCGGTAGGAGGTTCATGTGTTCAGGGCCTGATAAGGTGATGAAAGTGATGGGAGGGGGGCCAAAGGAATCCGCCATCAAAGCCCTCAATTCTGACATGCCGCTGTACATCCTGTCCTCGACTCAAGGCCGAGGACTCAAGCCACATTACGCTCAGTTCATGAGACTCTTTGTGGTGGTTCCTGATGCTCCGCTGCAGATCACGTTAACGCCTCAGGTGAGAAAGGCAAGAGGGAATCTGCAGAGAcggggtgggttggttggtgCATTAATTGCAGGACTGGAAGGCACGAGGGTGACAGGCGAAGGGTGTTGGAGGGGTGCTACAAGAAACTCGTGACTCAAACCAACTTCAATCAGGTTTTTCAAGGCAGTAGTTGCCAAAAGTACCTGTTTTATAAACagtttgttggatttttttttaaacttcaagaTTGGCTTATACCAGCTTTATACTTTGTATAAagtgagttttaaaaaatattttatcaatgATGAATTAATGGTATTCTATACGGTAataattgcttcttttttaaaaaaagataacaagTGAGTAATGACCATGTAAGaatgaatttattattttaaatgtcagagaaaagcagtgacTCATTGCTGAGATTAATTATTATTAGTTGCCCTTTGAATTTAGGAGGGGAAAAGGTGGTGATTTACTTGGAATATCCATTATGCTGTGTGTTGTGGGTTCCACACATCAATTCCTCATGTGAAGAAGACTTTCTGAATCTTTTAATATGAATTATACAAGAGCCCTATTAAATGTTGCTGAAATCCTTGAAAATTCACGTTGGTTTAGCATGAGGTGACAGCTCAAGGATATCTGTGCTACGGCATTGAAACCACTGTTAACCCAGCATTTACTGCTGCCTGAGAGGCAAATGGTTTGTGTTTATATTGTGGATCTCTTTGGCAAGACGTAACCTGCAGCcttaaattcagcatttccgCTGTGATAAAACTGGGAATTTATGGGTGTCTCACAGTAACAGCAAAGTGCTTTCCTGGAGTGTGCTGCAGTGGCCAAGAGCCTGGTTGTAGGTGAGACTTAATAGACTTCCTTGGATTCAGTTTGCTTTTaagggtttgttgttgttgttgttgttattaaatttctaattgcattttattttctgctcatatttccttttgatttcagGTTCAGCCAGGGCCACCACCTTGTCCGGTGTTTTACCCTGAGAAGCAGGAAATAACCCTTCCGTCTGATGGACTATGGGTGCTTAGATTTCCTTACGCCTACGTGACAGAACGTGGACCCTGCTTTCCTCCCAAAGAAAGCCAACAATTAATGAGTTACAAAGTTCTCCGAGGAATACTGAAAGCAATTACACAATAAGAATTATTCTGGTAGattaaatttagttttaaaagacTGTCTTCAATCCAAATCATGGATCTCGCACCATGTCTGTTATCCAACAGCTATCATTGCAAGCCCACTGCATTTCACTGGAACACAGTCAGGttgaaaataaagtttgatatcaaaggagagaaaggaatctGAGGCATATACAGTTTCTGTTCATTGGATTTTCATatgtaaaaagtaaaagctgGTTGTGGTAATGTACTGAGCTTGTATTACTAAATGTTTTGATGATAGTGCTTTTCCACACACTACCTTCCTACATACGTATTTAGGAATATTTGAAAACGAGCACTGCCTGAAATCAAGAGTTTCCTTTGTCATATTGAGGCAATGATGggcagaatattttctttttctccaaactatTTGTATGTAAACAATAGACGCTTTGAATGCAGTGATGTTGGTTGTCTTTGatcttgtcttaaaaaaaaaaaaaaaaggaaaagcattgcAGTTCTGGTTTGTATTAACACCTTGGCCAGAAGCGCTGCTTTCCTATATTaagttgaaatattttactttatttgtaTTCATAGATCAGATTTTGTTAATAGGCCAACTTGATTTCATATTTGGGAATGACAGGTCTCTTTGGAGACAATCTGCTGGTAAAGCTGGGAGACAGTTTTATAAGCTTGTTCATTATAGCTGACTGCAGCTTCATTGGCAGTGCAGCTTGGCTTGTAGcgattaaaaagatttttttggtCGCTGAAAGGATGGTTTTGGCCCAGTTTGAATTTCAAATGGAGGGACTTTGGGTAATTATACCATGCTTTTGAAAAGATGAGCTACATGACATACTGAAAGGTGGCTTTAATACTGTGAGCGCCACACGTGGCAGGCTGTGCCAAAAAATTAGTCACAGTAAATCaacttttaactttttcctGAGCTAAGATGTATTAGCCACAGTGGCTGTATGCTGACACCTGAGTTAATTTCtacaatatttgttttttaattagcacACATCCAAAATCTGTCAATTAGTTACAATAATTATACCTCATGACAGGAGCAGAGACCTGGATGCCGTTTAGCGCGCAGCATCCCTGACCCGCTGGGGGTGGAAAACGCCTCCCTCAGTCTGTGAgggaggcagcatctccccttgCATGCCTTAATGAATTTAGATTTACCAAGCACTTAAGTGATTCCCGAGTGCCATCGATCAAAGGAAAAGCACTACAGAGAACGGTTATCCCTGAGAGACGCGGCCGTGCTATGAGGAAAGCAGAACGGGACATAAAAGCGTGTAATTGGAAATCGCTCGCAGCATTTAttaacagcttttttaaaaaaaaagggggggaaaaaagcgcCGGCCGTGACAGAGGCGCGGAGGTGCGAGGGCCCGGCCGAGGGACGAGGCGGCGCTCCCCTCACCTCAGCGGCGCGGCGGGAAGGGAAGGGCGGGGGTCTCCCGCGCCTGCGCGCTCTGCCCCGCTCTTCggaggcgggggggcggcggtgcGGCGGCGGTGCGGCTGCGCggctgcagtggcagcagtggcagcggctcccgcagcgccgccgcctCGCTGGGAGGCggctgcgggccgggccggctgAGGGGTGGGACAGGGCGGGCGGGGAGCAGGCTCAGCCGGCGGCGAGAAGCGCAGGATGTCGGCGACGCTGTACCTGCTGTCCACGCTGGGTGGATATGTCCTTACCTCGGCTCTTCTCCTCAAGTGTCCGGGGCTGCTCCACCGA contains:
- the SMG8 gene encoding nonsense-mediated mRNA decay factor SMG8, which gives rise to MPLPGGPAGAMGAAVGPVSLRELLLGATAGAEGGGAAGGDEEVCVVGIFGKTALQLCSEKAALVSTVCDRQVFPLFGQEDPELEDGGSGQECDPVAKDYNELQAYYSQENRVLYLVLTSICDTPQLLRACGDLAAAERRESGPGHPSGGPAPLPHAEAHEFWKHQEKLHCLSLLYLFSVCHILLLVHPTCSFDITYDRVFRALDGLRQKVLPSLKAAIKDCPVGKEWKLNCRPCPPRLLFLFQLNGALKVDPLPSRGQDPCGHLEKPPPKKHSPKRRLQHALEDQIYRIFRKSRVLTNQSINCLFTVPANQAFVYIVAGGALDGDDPVAMLLDQLRSNCTMRETDSLLAPALSGPRRYQMMRHGRQQLSFHAESSSSSSSGQLVDCTLKEFLWQHVELVLSKKGFDDSVGRNPQPSHFELPTYQKWVSAALKLYEVTIEGKDDDPTSLTGELSSKIMSSIKVLEGYLDIDTKFSENRCQKALPMAHSAYQSNLPHNYTMTVHKNQLAQALRVYSQHARGPAFHKYAMQLNEDCYKFWSNGHQLCEERSLTDQHCVHKFHLLPKAGEKPEADRNPPVLYHNSRARSTGACNCGRKQAPRDDPFDIKAANYDFYQLLEEKCCGKLEHINFPVFQPSTPDPAPARDESSPAPPEGEIEKLKEKEPQTQGESTGLSLALSLGQSTGSLGTYPPDAQGGGENTESHGQSGDSKSEKRPSLVDRQASTVEYLPGMLHSNCPKGLLPKFSSWSLVKLGPAKAYNFHTGLDQQGFIPGTNYLMPWDIVIRTRTEDEGDLDTNSWPAPNKAVPGKRSAVVMGRGRRRDDIARAFVGFEYEDARGRRFMCSGPDKVMKVMGGGPKESAIKALNSDMPLYILSSTQGRGLKPHYAQFMRLFVVVPDAPLQITLTPQVQPGPPPCPVFYPEKQEITLPSDGLWVLRFPYAYVTERGPCFPPKESQQLMSYKVLRGILKAITQ
- the PRR11 gene encoding proline-rich protein 11 → MAKYKKRRRKRTARAKLLLEKKGDAAKPQDAGCPPRSAGDLPLETSSVQSHLSSLWSLALPSVKNAVNPFTTAALVLYCWCQNTVARSFKVVKDLIFPSQTYLRELNTFREQLEKLETEFSRLQLTLQVNGIAAFSSENSLCQRCNKPVPGAPVQMQMGSPPSASGPSAIQLQPASAPPPPPPPPPPPPLPPPKLPPAPLLLKRGNGAKALLAPPLKKDGPMQITLKDLLDVKLKKTDRNLRTDKAESPVKTRKALITVSDLQSVSLRSKSKPSAHVKNTLITPPKNQFDLRKHLKKVNIQRSPGGTPLNSKENIECGTGLTPIMTQALRRKFQMAHPKSPSPAQFSAANSFDELK